A window from Centropristis striata isolate RG_2023a ecotype Rhode Island chromosome 4, C.striata_1.0, whole genome shotgun sequence encodes these proteins:
- the LOC131970769 gene encoding nuclear factor 7, ovary-like isoform X2, producing MQTAKAAVQDKRDKYEEVEKTYNEMTEHSKKQLLSTETQIRAEFNKLHQFLKEEEESRLAALRKEEEQKGKTISREMKRIQEQISSLSDSISAVEEDLQKDNMPFLSSYKATQTRARVQCSLSDPQLLSGALIDVAKHLGNLSFRVWEKMKEKVHFTPVILDPNTAADCLYLSDDLTSVRRGETKLPDNPERFTHYANVLGSEGFSSGKHSWEVEVGDHPRWNIGLATESVDRKEPVPASPEYGVWCLMCSDGEYSNGDVETLRVKKSLQRIRVQLDYDRGKVSFYNPEHKMTHICTLRDTFTEKLFPWFSIWNFGDSKTADIKICPTDFSVLFRNGGKV from the exons ATGCAAACCGCTAAAGCAGCAGTACAG GACAAGAGAGACAAATATGAAGAAGTGGAGAAAACATACAATGAAATGACTGAACACTCTAAGAAGCAGCTGTtgtccacagagacacagatcAGAGCAGAGTTCAACAAGCTCCACCAGTTcctgaaagaggaagaggagtccaGACTGGCAGCTCTGAggaaggaagaggagcagaaggggAAGACTATcagcagagagatgaagaggattCAGGAGCAGATCTCCTCTCTGTCAGACAGTATCTCTGCTGTTGAAGAAGACCTGCAGAAAGACAACATGCCATTCCTCAGCAGTTATAAAGCCACTCAGACCAGAGCCAGAGTCCAGTGCTCACTGTCAGATCCACAGCTGCTCTCAGGAGCGCTGATAGAtgtggccaaacacctgggcaacctgtcCTTCAGAGTCTGGGAGAAGATGAAGGAGAAGGTCCACTTCACTCCTGTcattctggacccaaacactgcagccgactgtctctatctgtctgatGATCTGACCAGTGTGAGACGTGGAGAGACAAAGCTTCCTGACAATCCAGAGAGATTCACTCACTATGCCAatgttctgggctctgagggcttcAGCTCAGGGAAACACAgctgggaggtggaggtgggagaTCATCCTCGCTGGAATATAGGTTTGGCTACAGAGTCAGTTGACAGGAAGGAACCGGTACCTGCTTCACCAGAATATGGAGTCTGGTGTTTAATGTGTAGTGATGGAGAATACAGTAATGGAGATGTTGAGACTCTCAGAGTGAAGAAGAGtctccagaggatcagagtcCAGCTGGACTATGACAGGGGGAAGGTGTCTTTCTACAACcctgaacacaaaatgactcacatCTGCACTCTCAGAGACACTTTCACTGAGAAACTCTTCCCATGGTTCAGTATTTGGAACTTTGGTGATTCTAAAACTGCTGATATCAAAATCTGTCCAACAGATTTCTCTGTGCTGTTTAGAAACGGTGGTAAGGTTTAA
- the blvrb gene encoding flavin reductase (NADPH), whose amino-acid sequence MSDSIKNVAIFGVTGMTGLATLPLAVAAGYSVTVLVRDPAKLPADHKASRVVVGDVLSKEDVKKTMEGQDAVIIILGTRNDLSPTTMMSEGTRNIIEAMKARGIRKVIGCMSAFLLWDRSKVPPRLVPVTEDHDRMYTLLKTSELDYVAVMPPHIGGDLPLTETYSTAENMLKGRAISKHDLGHFFVKCLSTSEWDSKTVGVWGEYK is encoded by the exons ATGTCGGACTCCATTAAAAACGTCGCGATATTTGGAGTCACGGGAATGACCGGACTGGCAACCCTCCCGCTGGCGGTGGCAGCAG GTTACAGTGTGACGGTGCTGGTGCGGGACCCTGCCAAGCTGCCTGCGGACCACAAGGCGTCCAGAGTCGTGGTGGGAGACGTTCTCAGCAAAGAGGATGTGAAGAAGACCATGGAAGGTCAGGATGCTGTGATCATCATCCTGGGCACCAGGAACGACCTCA GCCCGACCACCATGATGTCTGAAGGCACCAGGAACATCATTGAAGCCATGAAGGCTCGTGGGATCAGGAAAGTGATCGGCTGCATGTCAG CCTTCCTGCTGTGGGATCGCTCTAAAGTCCCGCCCCGTCTGGTTCCTGTGACCGAGGACCACGACAGGATGTACACGCTGCTGAAAACCTCTGAGCTGGACTACGTGGCCGTCATGCCTCCTCACATCGGTG GCGACCTTCCTCTGACTGAAACTTACAGCACGGCGGAGAACATGCTAAAAGGAAGAGCCATCTCTAAACACGACCTGGGACACTTCTTCGTCAAGTGTCTGTCCACCTCAGAGTGGGACAGCAAGACAGTGGGAGTGTGGGGAGAGTATAAATAA
- the LOC131970769 gene encoding nuclear factor 7, ovary-like isoform X1 has product MAERALLESFLSCHVCSETFRDPVSLSCSHSFCSSCLQKFWEQTKNKNCPICKTKSSIDEPAVNLSLKELVDSFAGRQKSGSSETEKEEKKEEVVCDKHPEVPYWFCEDEDKVVCPVCEFSLHQSHKVVPVEQAVSDLKDQLTFDFDFLQDKRDKYEEVEKTYNEMTEHSKKQLLSTETQIRAEFNKLHQFLKEEEESRLAALRKEEEQKGKTISREMKRIQEQISSLSDSISAVEEDLQKDNMPFLSSYKATQTRARVQCSLSDPQLLSGALIDVAKHLGNLSFRVWEKMKEKVHFTPVILDPNTAADCLYLSDDLTSVRRGETKLPDNPERFTHYANVLGSEGFSSGKHSWEVEVGDHPRWNIGLATESVDRKEPVPASPEYGVWCLMCSDGEYSNGDVETLRVKKSLQRIRVQLDYDRGKVSFYNPEHKMTHICTLRDTFTEKLFPWFSIWNFGDSKTADIKICPTDFSVLFRNGGKV; this is encoded by the coding sequence ATGGCTGAAAGAGCTCTTTTGGAAAGTTTCCTGAGCTGCCACGTCTGTTCAGAGACTTTCAGAGATCCTgtgtctctgagctgcagccacagcttctgttCAAGCTGCCTGCAGAAATTCTGGgaacaaactaaaaacaaaaactgtcccATTTGTAAGACAAAGTCCTCAATTGATGAACCAGCTGTAAACCTTTCACTGAAGGAACTGGTTGACTCCTTTGCTGGGAGACAGAAATCTGGATCATCTGAGAccgaaaaagaagaaaagaaagaagaggttgtgtgtgatAAACATCCAGAAGTTCCTTATTGGTTCTGTGAGGATGAAGACAAAGTTGTTTGTCCTGTCTGTGAGTTTTCTCTCCACCAGAGTCACAAAGTGGTTCCTGTAGAACAAGCAGTCAGTGACCTGAAGGACCAGCTGACTTTTGACTTTGATTTTCTGCAGGACAAGAGAGACAAATATGAAGAAGTGGAGAAAACATACAATGAAATGACTGAACACTCTAAGAAGCAGCTGTtgtccacagagacacagatcAGAGCAGAGTTCAACAAGCTCCACCAGTTcctgaaagaggaagaggagtccaGACTGGCAGCTCTGAggaaggaagaggagcagaaggggAAGACTATcagcagagagatgaagaggattCAGGAGCAGATCTCCTCTCTGTCAGACAGTATCTCTGCTGTTGAAGAAGACCTGCAGAAAGACAACATGCCATTCCTCAGCAGTTATAAAGCCACTCAGACCAGAGCCAGAGTCCAGTGCTCACTGTCAGATCCACAGCTGCTCTCAGGAGCGCTGATAGAtgtggccaaacacctgggcaacctgtcCTTCAGAGTCTGGGAGAAGATGAAGGAGAAGGTCCACTTCACTCCTGTcattctggacccaaacactgcagccgactgtctctatctgtctgatGATCTGACCAGTGTGAGACGTGGAGAGACAAAGCTTCCTGACAATCCAGAGAGATTCACTCACTATGCCAatgttctgggctctgagggcttcAGCTCAGGGAAACACAgctgggaggtggaggtgggagaTCATCCTCGCTGGAATATAGGTTTGGCTACAGAGTCAGTTGACAGGAAGGAACCGGTACCTGCTTCACCAGAATATGGAGTCTGGTGTTTAATGTGTAGTGATGGAGAATACAGTAATGGAGATGTTGAGACTCTCAGAGTGAAGAAGAGtctccagaggatcagagtcCAGCTGGACTATGACAGGGGGAAGGTGTCTTTCTACAACcctgaacacaaaatgactcacatCTGCACTCTCAGAGACACTTTCACTGAGAAACTCTTCCCATGGTTCAGTATTTGGAACTTTGGTGATTCTAAAACTGCTGATATCAAAATCTGTCCAACAGATTTCTCTGTGCTGTTTAGAAACGGTGGTAAGGTTTAA
- the LOC131970769 gene encoding nuclear factor 7, ovary-like isoform X3 — translation MTEHSKKQLLSTETQIRAEFNKLHQFLKEEEESRLAALRKEEEQKGKTISREMKRIQEQISSLSDSISAVEEDLQKDNMPFLSSYKATQTRARVQCSLSDPQLLSGALIDVAKHLGNLSFRVWEKMKEKVHFTPVILDPNTAADCLYLSDDLTSVRRGETKLPDNPERFTHYANVLGSEGFSSGKHSWEVEVGDHPRWNIGLATESVDRKEPVPASPEYGVWCLMCSDGEYSNGDVETLRVKKSLQRIRVQLDYDRGKVSFYNPEHKMTHICTLRDTFTEKLFPWFSIWNFGDSKTADIKICPTDFSVLFRNGGKV, via the coding sequence ATGACTGAACACTCTAAGAAGCAGCTGTtgtccacagagacacagatcAGAGCAGAGTTCAACAAGCTCCACCAGTTcctgaaagaggaagaggagtccaGACTGGCAGCTCTGAggaaggaagaggagcagaaggggAAGACTATcagcagagagatgaagaggattCAGGAGCAGATCTCCTCTCTGTCAGACAGTATCTCTGCTGTTGAAGAAGACCTGCAGAAAGACAACATGCCATTCCTCAGCAGTTATAAAGCCACTCAGACCAGAGCCAGAGTCCAGTGCTCACTGTCAGATCCACAGCTGCTCTCAGGAGCGCTGATAGAtgtggccaaacacctgggcaacctgtcCTTCAGAGTCTGGGAGAAGATGAAGGAGAAGGTCCACTTCACTCCTGTcattctggacccaaacactgcagccgactgtctctatctgtctgatGATCTGACCAGTGTGAGACGTGGAGAGACAAAGCTTCCTGACAATCCAGAGAGATTCACTCACTATGCCAatgttctgggctctgagggcttcAGCTCAGGGAAACACAgctgggaggtggaggtgggagaTCATCCTCGCTGGAATATAGGTTTGGCTACAGAGTCAGTTGACAGGAAGGAACCGGTACCTGCTTCACCAGAATATGGAGTCTGGTGTTTAATGTGTAGTGATGGAGAATACAGTAATGGAGATGTTGAGACTCTCAGAGTGAAGAAGAGtctccagaggatcagagtcCAGCTGGACTATGACAGGGGGAAGGTGTCTTTCTACAACcctgaacacaaaatgactcacatCTGCACTCTCAGAGACACTTTCACTGAGAAACTCTTCCCATGGTTCAGTATTTGGAACTTTGGTGATTCTAAAACTGCTGATATCAAAATCTGTCCAACAGATTTCTCTGTGCTGTTTAGAAACGGTGGTAAGGTTTAA